From Desulfoplanes formicivorans:
TACGTCGCAGAGATTTTTCTGGGCCTCATTTTCAGGCGCTTTGAATACTGCCTGAAGCATCTCGGGCGCGGGCAGGGCTTTGGTGTTGATCTTGCCGCTGACGGTCAAAGGCAGGGAATCGAGAAAGATGACATGTTCCGGAACCATGTAGGGAGGGAGTTGTTCCCTTGCAAAGGAGGCTATGGTCTCCTGATCAAGTTCGGCCTTATTTTTGGGCAGAACATAGGCACACAATTGTCCCTGATGGACCCGGAGGACGCATTGCTCCACAAGGGGATGCGTCTGGAGGGTTGATTCGATTTCCCCCGGTTCGATGCGGTGCCCCCGGATCTTGAGCTGCGCATCAATACGGCCCAAGAATTCGATGCTGCCGTCGGGTTGCCAGCAGCAAAGGTCTCCGGTGCGGTACATCCTTTGGGTGTCGGGGCCTGTGGCATAGGGGTTGGGGACAAACACGGTTTCGGTCAGATCGGGCCGGTTCAGATACCCGCGGGCCACCTGAATACCTGTGATGCACAATTCTCCGGGGATACCAACGGGCAGGAGATGGTCGTGCTCATCCAGAATGAACATGTCTGTATTGTGCACGGGTTTGCCAATGGAGCGCGGATTGGCCTGACCGGCATCCCGACAGCTGGTGGAGGTGATGGTGCATTCTGTGGGGCCGTAGTTGTTCAACAGGCTGAAGGGAGGATTATCCCGGGGCGTGAAAACGTCACCACCGGCGGTCAGGGTTTTCAGACTATCAACAGCAGATCCTTCCTTGAGAAAGAGGGTTGCCATGTGTGGGGGCATCCACGTGTCGGTGATACCGTTATGACGCAGATAACGGGTCAGGGCACGGAGATCATGCCGCAGGTCCTCGTCAAGTATATACAGTGTGGCCCCGGCCGTGAGGCCGGGGAAGATTTCCCAGATGGAGACGTCAAAGGCGTGTGCGGCAAAATGGGTCAGGCGTGAATCGGGATTCAGGGCATAATGACGTGCGGTCCACAGGGTCTGGTTGGTCAGGCTGCGGTGTTCAACCGCAACCCCTTTGGGCAGTCCGGTAGTGCCTGAGGTATAGATGACATAGGCCAGATCCGTGATTCGGGGCGCAGGAAGGGGGGCTGCTTTGCTGGTAAACAACTGTGCCTTGTTCACATCAAAGCAGGGCAGTTGGGTATCCAGGGAGGAGATCAGCTCGGTTTCGCTGATGAGCGCCACGGCACCGGAGTCTTCAAGCTGAAACTGCAGGCGTTGTCGGGGGGCGTCCACGGCCAGGGGCAGAAAAGCCCCTCCAGCCTTGAGCACTGCCAGCAGGGACACGGGAAAGGCGAGTCCTCTGTGGAGAAGCACGGCCACCACCTGTTCCGGGCCGGCGCCTGCATCACGCAGGCGTGTTGCCAGGGCATCGCTGTGCTGATCCAGCTCTTTATAGGTCAGGTGCTTGTGGCCAAAGACGAGCGCGGTTGCCTGGGGTTGGCTGGCAGCCTTCTGGCGGAATAATTCAACCACCGTGACCGGAGGATAGCTCACCTCGGGTGCCCGGAAATGGTTCAGGATCATGTCCTGCATGCTTGGGGAAACCAGACAGACGTCCCCCAACAGCATGTCCGGGGTGCGGCTGATGTTTTCGAGCACGGTCACGTAGGCATGGGCCAGAGATCGGATACGCCACTCGTCAAAACAGGCCCCGTTGTAAACCAGCATGCCTGCCAGGCGGTCCTGAGGTTCCCAGACCACGGCAAAATCGAAGTTGGTCTGACTGAATTCCTCGATCACCTCGCCCTGGATTCCTTGGGCCACATGGGGGCGGGGATGGTTTTCCAGTACAAAGAAATGCGTCAGCAGGTCCTGATGCAACCCCGAGGCAGAGAGAATGTCTGCCAGGGCGCAGTATGCGTGCCTGCGTGCCTCAATGGCCGTATCCTGCAACTGGTGTGCAAGATCAAGAAAGCTCAGGGCAGGATCGCAATGCAGGCGTACGGGCACGGTGTTGGAACACAGCCCGATGAGATTTTCCACCCCGTCCAGCTCCGGGGAGCGGCACGAAACCACTTCGCCAAAAACAACATCTTTGCGCCTAAGGGAGATGCTCAGCAACAGGGCCCATGCCGCCTGCAGCAGTACGTTGAGGGTGACATTGGAGCGTGCGCATAGTGCGTGCAGGCGGGACTGGAGATCATGGTCCAGTTCCAAGGCTTGACGCCGGTTCTGCACATCACCTGTGGATGCATGGTATCCGGGCAGTTGGGACGGCTGGGCTCCCTGAAGATGCGTTTTCCACCAATGCAGCGATGTCTTTTGGTCCTGGGCGTTCAACCAGTCTATGAATGCATTGAACTGCAGGGGATGTTCCACCGGGGGTGTTTGGGGGAACAATTCGTTGAAGAGGATGCCTACGCTCCAGCCATCAAGGATGATGTGGTGCACCGTGAACAACAACAGGTGCTCCTGGTCGCTGATGCGCGCCAGGGTGAAACGGATCAGGGGCGGATGTTCCAGATCGAACCCACGGGCGCGTTCTTTGCGCATGAGGCTGGCCATGTGTTGCTGCCGGTCTTTTGTGGACAGGGAACTCATGTCTTCTCTGGTCAGGATGGTGTCCATGTCCACTGTGCCAAGGACCACCTGCCAGGGCCTGGATACGCCATGATGGACAAAGGCTGTACGGAATATGTCGTGTCTGGATAGCAGGCTCTTTATTCTCTGGTGCAACTGGTCCGGTCGGAGTTCTCCGCGGAGGAGCAGAAGATTCTGTTCCATGTACGCATGGGAGTGCGGATGCAACCGGGCGTGAAAGAGCATGGCCTGCTGCAGGGGGGCCAGATTGTACACTCGCTGCATGCGCTCACCAAACAGTGATTCCAGATACGTCAGATCGCTTGCGGGAACCTTGGGGTCTGGTTGTTCCGTACCGGCCCCCGCCTGCGTGTTGACCGCGGTCATCCGGGGGGCCAGGGAGGCGATGGTTGTGCCGCGCAGGAGATCACTGGCGTCCAGAGAGTAGCCTTTGGCCCGGATGCGTGATGTGATCATGAGGGCCTTGATGGAGTCACCTCCCAGATCAATGAAACTGTCCTCACGGCCGACTTGGGGTACATGGAGTTGTTCCGACCAGATTTCGGCGAGGAGGCGTTCTTCCCTTGTCCGGGGAGGAGTAAAGGGGCGATCTGCATTTTTGGGGATGGCCGGGAGGGATTGTTTATCCACCTTGCCGCTGGCGTTGACCGGCATCTTCTCCAGGGCCATGAGACGATCCGGAACCATGTAGGCGGGCAGACGTTGGGCCAGCATTGTCTGCAGGTCGTTCATGGACAGGGTCGCATCATTTGTCACCACATAGCCATGGAGGTGATGTACTCCATGTTCTTCACAGGCAATGACTGCGGCCTGACGCACGCCGGGACAATCGAGAAGAGCCTTTTCGATTTCAAGGGGTTCAATGCGGTGCCCGCGGATTTTGAGTTGACTGTCGGCCCTGCGCAAGAATTGGATATTGCCGTCGGGGAGCCAGCGGCAGATGTCACCGGTACGGTACATGCGTGCGTAGGGCGAATCCTGAGGGGCCAGGGGGTTGGGCAGGAATGCAGAGGCAGTCAGGTCCGGACGATTCAGGTATCCCCGGGCCACCTGCACCCCGGCCAGGTGGAGCTCTCCGGGTACTCCCACAGGACGCGGGTTGCCGTCGATGTCAAGAATCAAGGCCCGGGTATTGTCCACAAGTTGACCAATGGGTACGGGCCACGTGCCGTCCAGGTCAAAACTGGTTGTCGTGACAGTGCATTCTGTGGGCCCGTACGAATTACAATGTCGGTAATTCCCTTGAGGCCGGGCCATGTGGAGGGTTTCACCCCCCGAGAGCATGAGGCGCAGATCCGGCAGGCTCGCGCCATCGATCATTTCGGCAACCTGAGACAGAAAGTAGGCTACTGTAATGCGCTCACGACGCAGGTAGTCTTCCATGCGGGGAAGATCGTGGCGCGTTTGATCGTCAAGAATGTGAACTGTGGCACCCTGCATGAGCATGGGCAAAAATTCCCAGATGGAGGCATCAAAGATGAACGGGGCAAACGCCGTGGTTCGGTCGTTATGCGTGATGGCGTAATGACGCGTAAACCACTGGCAGAGATTGGTCAGACTGCCATGTTCAACCATGACGCCCTTGGGCTGTCCGGTGCTGCCCGACGTATAGATGACATAGGCCAGATCCTTTGGGCCTGGTGCTGGCGGCTCTGGCAGGGAGTCCTGGGGGGGCAGATGGCGTAATGTGGCCGCATCAATCCACGGGCCGGAAAAGTATTCTTCTGTGGGACGGAGATCAGCCGTGCTGATCAGGGCGCAGGGGTTTGTATCGTCAAGCTGGAATCTGATGCGTTGGGTGGGTGCGTCCGGGGCCAGTGGCACAAAAGCGGCCCCGGCCTTCATGACGCCCATCATGGCGATCACAAATTCCAGGCAGCGATCCAGACGGATGGCCACCATCTGCTCTGGTCCGGCACCAAGGGAGACCAGGTGTTTTGCCAGCATGGTGCTGGAGCGATCCAGCTCGGCGTAACTGATATGATGGTCCCGGAAGACCAGTGCGGTCCTGTCTGCGTAGCGTTGGGCGGCTTCGTTGCAAAGGTGCACAATGGTATGGCTCAGGTCAAAGGGCACATCCTTTCCCTGCCAGTCATGCAATACCTTTTGGGCCTGGACCGGAGGCAATGCTGAAACCGAACGTAACGTAACCGATGGATCTGTGGCCAGTCGGGCAACCTCCTTGACCAGATGGGCAAAGCATTGCCCGAAACAGCGGGCTGTTTCAGGGCGCAGGGCCTCGGAGGAAAGCAGGTTGCAGTGCAGAACACCGTCCATTTCCACTATATCAAGGGCAAAATCGTACATGGCACCGCGGCCCGGCGGCACAAGAGGCGTGAAGGAAAGACCGGGCCAGGTGGGACGTCGCTGGTCGGCCTTTTCGTAACTGAGCATGGTTGCTGCCGGGGACCGATCCAATCCTTTGACTATTTCGCTGTAGGGCGCTCGGTTTCTGGCCATGGACTCGGCACAGGCCAGGCGGATCTGCTGCATAAAGTGAGGAAGCGTCCACTCGGGTTGTATCCTGAAGTCCTGAGGTACGGTGTTGACAAACATGCCCACAACCCGGTCCATGATCTCGTCGTGACGTCCGCCATCGGCCATGCCTACACAAAAGCGGGTCCCATCGGTGATTTTGTGCAGGAAGAGGGTGTATATAGCGTTGAGGAACATATTCATGGTCACGCTGTAGGTACGGCAGGCACGGTACGCCTGGGCGGTCAGTTCAGCATCCAGGGTTATCCATTCCTGCCGCCCCACAGGAGAACCGCTGCGAGACGGGAAGTCCAACGGGATGTTCCGCGGGGATAGATCCTGCAGACGCTGCACCCAGAACTGTGTGTCCTCTGCTGCACGATCCTGGTCTGCAACATGAGGAATATCCCGCAGAGACACGGGTTTTTCAATGGGGGCATGGCCGTTCATGAGTGCGTTCAGGTCATCGAGCAGGATGCCCAGTGAGGTCCCGTCGGCAACGATATGCAGCAGATCAAGCATGAATACATGTGATCCGTCGGCAAGGGTTGCCAGTCCTGCGCGCATAAGGGGAGCACGTTCCAGGTCGAAGGGACGGATAAAATCGCTTAGGATCTCTTCAACCGTACGTTCACCTGCATGTATGCGTTCCAGGGCAAAGGCTGGTTCGTCCACGACCTTGCGTACCAGGTGTTCATCAATATGGTGGAAACTTGATCGCAGGGCCTCGTGGCGGAGGATACATTGTCCCAGGCTGATTTCCAGCTGCTCCACGTCCAGGGGCTGTTGGGTTTCCTGGATTTTCCAGGCCAAGGGCAGGTGGTAGGCATCCTGGCCGTGTTCGCGCTGGAAGATGGCATACAGACGCTCTTCTGTGGGGGACATGGGAGTGAAGATGTCAGGGGTGCCGTGGTCCAGTTTGAAGGTGAATCCGCCATGGCGTAAGGCCTGAACACTTTCCCGTACTGCTGTTTCAATCTGACGGATGTCTTCGTCGGTGTGCTCGGTGCTCAGACCGCAGGTGCGTCGTTCCCATGTGTAAATGCCGCGTTCCATGAGCAGCAGGTAGAAAAGGGTCAGTTCTATGGGGTTGGCAAGGGCGCTGTACGGACCAAAGCCTTCGAAAATGAACTGGGGGCCAAAGTTTCTCATGCGCAGGGGCACCTGGTTGTTCTGGAACCAGAGGTTGAGGCGATCAGCCAGGAGATTGGTCTGATCAGAAACCCGTTTTTGAAGAGACGGCCCCTGTTCCAAAAGATAGCCGGTGGCGGCGCAGACTCCTTCCATGCTCAGAGGGTGGCGGCAGAAGGTTCCTCCGAAAACAATGGTTTTGTTCTTGGCCGGGTGGTTGTCTTTTCCTAAAAATCCGCCGTCGATATAGTCGATATATTCTTTACTGCCGGCAACAACACCCACGTGGAGGCCTCCGCCCACCACCTTGCCGTACAAAGCCAGATCCGCGCGTATATCGAAATGCTCCTGGGCTCCGCCAGGAGCGCAACGGAATCCGTTGACGACTTCGTCAAAGATGAGACAGATACCTTTTTCCCGGGTGAAGCGCCGCAACCGGCGCAGAAAGGTCTGTGGCTGCAGGTTGGGTTTGCGGCTCTGCACCGGTTCAACAAGTACTGCGGCAACGTCCTGCCAGCGTTCTTCCAGCAGGGTAAAGGCCGTATCGCTGTTGTAGTCCAGAACGAGCACGTCCTGGACCATGGCCAGAGGTGTTCCTGGTGAGTAGGTGCCGGTGCCGCCGTTTTCCGAAGCTGCAAGTATGCCGTCAAAGGTGCCGTGATAGGAGCCGTTGAACAGGGCGATGAGGGGACGTTCCGTCTTGGCCCGGGCAAGGCGAATGGCGAACATAACCGCTTCGGTGCCGGTGTTGCAGAATGAGACCCGTTCCATGCCGGTCAATCGGCTGATACGTTCTGCAGCCTTGGACGTCAGATCACATTGCGGTCCGAGGCCGAAACCGCGTCCCAGGCGGTTGCGCAAGGCCTCCACCACATACGGGGGATTGTGTCCGAGAAAATGCACTCCCATGCCCACGGCTATGTCGATGTACTCGTTGCCGTCCACATCGCGAAAACGCCCGCCCCATGTGCTGTCGGCAACAATGGGATAGGCAATGTCATGCAGCTCAGGACGGAAGGACAGGGAGGATTTCCAGTCGGCCAGGACTGCGGAGTGTCGCCCCAGGGATCTGGACTTTTGCGTCCGCTGGGCATGCCTTTGTACCAGGCCAGAGACAAAGGCTGCCTGTTGTTCCGAAAGGGGGGCAGGTTCAAACACGAAACCGCGGATGTTGCGTTTCAGCCGGACCTGTTTCTGGGGGGCCGGAGATGAAGGGGAAGCGGGTTCTGCCGTTGGAGGAGAGGATGGTGATGAGGAAGGATGGAGTGCGTTTAACTGCTGGGCAAAAAGCTCCTGCATGCTCTGGAGCTGAGCTGCAAATAACGGGTGCAGATTTGTGCTGGCAGGAGAAGAGATGGCCTTGGGAGGGGGATCCATTGCCGGAAGGGGAGCTTGTTTGGCGGAGGTATCCGGCGGCGCTTTTTCTGCTTTGGCCATGGGCACGGCATCATTGGAGCGCAATTCCATGACATGGTTGGCCAAATCGGTCAGGGAAGGCATGGTTGTCAGGAACCAGCGTGCTTCAAGGGCAACGCCGAAACGCCTTTCTATTTCCTGGGCCAGTTTGATGATCATCAGGGAATCGAGACCCAGTTCGAGAATATTGGTTTCAGTATCCAGTTCTTCAGGTTTGAGGCCCAGGGTGGTGTGGGCCAGGGAAATAATCGTTTGAATCGGGTCTTCCATTGATTGCCGTACCTTAATGTCTATGGAGTTGGATGGGATGAATGTGCCTCAGGCTCTTTCCCTGTTTATGGCAGGAAAGAAGCATCAGAATGCAAAGTCAAACGACAGCGCAAGGACATTATTGTCATACATGGAGGCTCCATTGTAACGGGAGTATTTTACCTTGAAGTGCAAGCCGGAGTTTATTTCCAGATCCAGGTCTGCGTTGAGGCGTAACAGGTCCTGATCGGTTTTGGCCCCTGTGGTGCTGAAGGAGTAGGCTGGATCGCTGCGAAAAGCAGCGTTTATGTCGGGTCTGTTCAGCCATTGATGCCACCAGGCCATGCCCAGCCTGGGAGTGAGTGTGGCAGTACCAAGGTGAAACGTTCGGCTCAGCTGGAGTCCGGCTGTTGAAGCCAGATACTTGCTTTGCTGGCTGTCCACGCTCAACGCACTGATGCCGCCGTCCTCTTTGTAGGAATCGCTGTCCAGAATCATGAATACGCCTTCAACCAGGGGTTCGAGTTCGAGATTCCCCACATGGAAACTGTGCGCAAGCGATGTGGAGACCATGGCATCGCGCATGTTGAAGTCCGCATCATTGCTTTCGTTCAGCCAAGGCACGTTGCGGGTGGAGGACACGTCATGGGTAGCCACGGATATGGCCGTACTCCATGTTGTTGTCCCGGAGGACCAACGCATGAAGGGACCCATGCGCAGGATGGTGTCGTCCATGTCGCCGGTGGAAGAAAAATCCTGTGTCTCCGTGCCGTAGTCCAGGAAGAGACCAAACTGCAGATGGGGACTGAAGTTTCTCCCTCCGCCCAGGGCCATGCCGTTCCCGTAGATGTCATAGCCGTCAGCTGCTTCGCCGTTGCCATTCTGGTGGCCGAAATGACCGTGGAGTCTGCCAAAAGCGAACCAGCCCCGCTCCTCCCGGGTGGGGATGTGGTACTGGTGTTGGAGGGCGCGGTGCACGTCAGGAGTCTGACGCACCAGGGCCAGGGCCAGACCGTTGGTGGTATGCGGCTGCAGTTGGGCTGCAGCCCCAGCCGGGGTATCTGATCTGTCCAAAGCTGCAATCAGGGATGTGCCGGTGGGAGACAGAGTATTCTGCACCGCTGCTGCCGCCATGGTGTCCAGGGTCGATCCCAGGTCATTATTGCTTATATTGTCGGCATAATAGGTCCAATCACGGCTGCTGTACAACCGCACATCCGTGCCGTCATGGGACAGACTGAAGGTGATGGGATTCATGTCGTTGAGGATGACTGCGGACCCCGCATATGTGGTCACGCCGGAAGCAAGGGTGTAGTTGGCATCCCCCAACACACCGGACAGGCCCGGGTCGATCCATATTGTTGAGGAGAACTCCAAGGTATCGGCATTGGCAATGCCTGCGCCTTCGTCCAGATCCAGGATGAGATAACCGTCAGAGACCGTTAGACTGTTGTTTCCCCCTCCCAGGTCAATATTGCCGTCGAGCAACCCTCCATTGGACAGGAGAACCGTATCGTCGCCGCTGCCACCCTTGATTGAATAGAGTGTGCCTGCAACAGCGCCGCCATTAATGTTGAGCGTGTTGGAAGAACCGTCGCGCATCTCTACGCCATAACCCGTGCTGCTGACCAGTCCGTATATGTTGGCTGTGGAATTCTGCATGCTGACGCCGACGGCAAGGACACCGGGCATGTCCGAGGCATCGGAAATGTACTCGCCTTGTGTGATGGTTTCCCCGTCCCAGGCATACACGGCAGTGGCCTGCGTTGTTCCGTAGAGATCAAGGACGGCGTTATTTTCCAGAACAGCGCCATAGACCGCATGGGTATCTTCGCTGACGGTGTGAAAGGTTGCATTCATTGAACGGGAAGTGGTTACAGCGGCAAGCTTGCCTGTATCGGTAACCGTGACCGTGCTGTTGTCCACGCGAAGTGCTGCAGACGGTCCCAAAACCGCAGCAGTCCCACCAATGGTGACCGTGTCTGCTCCGGATTCCACGGAAATGGCACTGCCGTTTCCCCCCTGCATATACGCCAGGGAGTCTTCTGCCGTGTTCAGGCTAGCCTGGTTTTGAACCACAATGGCTGAAGCCGCGTCGCCGTACGCGCCTACCTCGCCATACAGATCAAGGCTTGCTCCGGATTGGATGGAGAAGACAGATGTTTCCGGGCCATAGGCTTCAGCGCGGGCATTGTCGGCCACGGTGCCGTTGACACCACTGGTCAGGACCACTGCGGCCGTGCCAGTGCTGTTGGTGTAATAGGTGAGGGTGGGGTCAATGGTCGTGACGATGGGATTGCCGATTACATCTATGAGAGTCAGATCCAGATAGGAGGTGGTCCGTCCGCTGGCTTCCACCAGAAACGAGGTGCTGTTGGTCGCATTGGTGATAATGGAGTCAAAGGATGTATACCCGCCGTAGGTACCTGCAGATACACCGGACAGGTTAGCGTTGAGACTTCCGTCAGATCGGTACAAACGTTCCATGCCTCGGATGAGATCCATGAGCAGGATTTCGCACGGCGTGATGGTATAGACGCCGTTTTTATCAATGGTAGTCAGGCTGGGCACGTTGACCACCAATCCCAAGTTCAGTTGCTGATACCAGGCGGAAAAAGAACTGTATCCCGCGATGCTGCCCCCGTGACCGATCAGGGACAGGGGGACGCCGCTGCCGGTGAAGTCCAGTGTGAAAACATTATAGCCGTACCATAAGGGGATGCCGCCCATGCTGATGAGCGTGCTATTGGCCAGATCGGTGCGGGCCGCGAACAGTTCCTCCGGGAGGAATGATGTGCCGTTGGAAAGGGTGTTGGTCTGCAGTATCTGTATCCATTTGAGCTGGTCTTCAACTGTGGAAACCACGGCCCCTGAGGCCCAGGGGATGGTTGGGTCCATTTCCGTGATCTCTTTCCCGGCTTCCGAACCGATGATATCTGTGGCG
This genomic window contains:
- a CDS encoding autotransporter domain-containing protein; translation: MYKNLIINLGMLFLLVIPCVCHGDSTYAATAQAEDLLLLIQNNHFTSTGISSNVGLNLGNNDPPTISGMGVDQDGTFRIGSQSKMFVGSAILLMVDKGYFSLTDTLGDLQKKYDVDLGVSELPDGAESITVEQLLNMSSQVPNYMGSTRSGSTSTLWDEWIAADYGSLSPEVTHTELAALGLSNYPEVASSPWEGTYSNTNAVILSLIGEAAYAAKTNTNATIADILNELVFTPAEMNATYLAMDSNATDIIGSEAGKEITEMDPTIPWASGAVVSTVEDQLKWIQILQTNTLSNGTSFLPEELFAARTDLANSTLISMGGIPLWYGYNVFTLDFTGSGVPLSLIGHGGSIAGYSSFSAWYQQLNLGLVVNVPSLTTIDKNGVYTITPCEILLMDLIRGMERLYRSDGSLNANLSGVSAGTYGGYTSFDSIITNATNSTSFLVEASGRTTSYLDLTLIDVIGNPIVTTIDPTLTYYTNSTGTAAVVLTSGVNGTVADNARAEAYGPETSVFSIQSGASLDLYGEVGAYGDAASAIVVQNQASLNTAEDSLAYMQGGNGSAISVESGADTVTIGGTAAVLGPSAALRVDNSTVTVTDTGKLAAVTTSRSMNATFHTVSEDTHAVYGAVLENNAVLDLYGTTQATAVYAWDGETITQGEYISDASDMPGVLAVGVSMQNSTANIYGLVSSTGYGVEMRDGSSNTLNINGGAVAGTLYSIKGGSGDDTVLLSNGGLLDGNIDLGGGNNSLTVSDGYLILDLDEGAGIANADTLEFSSTIWIDPGLSGVLGDANYTLASGVTTYAGSAVILNDMNPITFSLSHDGTDVRLYSSRDWTYYADNISNNDLGSTLDTMAAAAVQNTLSPTGTSLIAALDRSDTPAGAAAQLQPHTTNGLALALVRQTPDVHRALQHQYHIPTREERGWFAFGRLHGHFGHQNGNGEAADGYDIYGNGMALGGGRNFSPHLQFGLFLDYGTETQDFSSTGDMDDTILRMGPFMRWSSGTTTWSTAISVATHDVSSTRNVPWLNESNDADFNMRDAMVSTSLAHSFHVGNLELEPLVEGVFMILDSDSYKEDGGISALSVDSQQSKYLASTAGLQLSRTFHLGTATLTPRLGMAWWHQWLNRPDINAAFRSDPAYSFSTTGAKTDQDLLRLNADLDLEINSGLHFKVKYSRYNGASMYDNNVLALSFDFAF